The sequence GGGCATCCTTGAGGTGGTCAGGGACTTCGCCGTAGCCGCCCTGCTTAACGGCCGCGATGGCGGAATCGATCGCCTCAATCCCGGAATTGGACTTGGGTGAAAGGCAGAGCTCAATCACCGCGTCCGCCAGGGGAATCCGCGCCTCGGGGAAGCCCACCTGCTGGGCGGCCTGGACCGCGGTGACGGCACGCTGGGCGGCCGGCATGTTGGCTAATCCGACGTCCTCGTAAGCAATGACCATCAGCCGCCGGGCAATGCTGGGCAAGTCGCCGGCTTCGACCAGGCGGGCCAGGTAGTGGAGGGCGGCGTCGGTATCGGAGCCACGGATTGACTTTTGAAAGGCCGAAATGACGTCGTAGTGGGCGTCACCGTCCTTGTCCGCTCCGAGGGCCTTCTTCTGAACACTCTCCTCGATGATCGGCAGGGTCAGGTGAATCTTGCCGTCCTCAGCCGGGTCGGTTGACTTGGCCGCCAACTCCAGCCCGTTGAGCGCGCTGCGCAGGTCGCCATTTGTGGCGGTGGCCAGTTGCTCTTCGGCCGCCGGATCCAGCACGATTGCCAATTTGCCTAAGCCACGCTCCTTATCCGTCAGGGCCCGCTGGATGGCGGTCTTGATGTCGTCTGCGGTCAGGGGGTGGACCGGGAAGATCTGGGTTCGGCTGCGGATGGCGGGGTTGATGCTGATGTAGGGATTTTCGGTGGTGGCCCCGATTAGGATGATTCGACCACTCTCGAGGTGGGGGAGGAGAAAGTCCTGCTTGGCCTTGTCGAGCCGGTGGATTTCATCGAGCAGCAGGATGACCGTGCCGCTCATCTTGGCCTCCTCTACTACGACCTGGAGATCCTTCTTGGTGTCAGTAGCGGCGTTGAGCTTGCGGAAGGCATACTTGGTCGAACCGGCGATGGCACTGGCGATGCTGGTCTTTCCGGTGCCTGGCGGTCCATAGAGGATCATCGACGAGAGCATCTTGGCCTTGACCATCCGGTTGATGATCTTGCCCGGGCCAACCAGGTGCTGCTGGCCGACGACCTCCTCGAGCGTGCGGGGCCGCATACGGTAGGCGAGGGGCTGCTGCATTATTCTTCCCCCTTCCCGTGAAAAAGGCGGTAGAAGAAGCCGTGCTTAGGCGTCGCGTCCGCAGCGGGTGACTTTTCGCTGGCGACCAACTGGGGGTAGCGCTTGGCGACGTCGACGGGGGACTGGTAGACGGCCGTCTTGGCGGCGACCACCACGGCCAGGGAGTCGGGATTCGTCTTGAATTCGGGATCCGTCTTCATGGTGAAGGTGCCACCGTTTTGGTTGGTGGTCAGCAGGTAGGGGTGAATCTCTTCGTGGGGGAGGTTGCCGTTTAGGAAGACCAGGCTGCCAACGCCCCGCTTGAGTTCTTCGACCAGGGCGGCCTGCCAATTTTGCGCCCGCAGTTCCCGGACACTGATGGTCAGGCAGACCCGTTCGCGGAAGGTCCCGAGGTACTTGCGCTGCTCGTCGGGCTTGATCTTCGGCGTACCGTAGATGGCATTGTCGATCCGTTGCTGGGTCGCTGATTTTTCGCTTTCCGTCATTAATTAATCGTCCTTTCCGCTGAATAGTTACCCCCTGATTATAACAGTTTCTACCTTTAATCAATAAAAAACAGCCTGCCAAAAGCAAGCTGCTAGAAAATTTAGTTACCGACGTCGAGGGCCTGGTGGGTCAGCTTTGGGAAGATGTGCTTGTCGGCCCAACCGGTGATGGCGCCTTGGAAGGCCAGGGCGAAGAGGGTGCCAAGCCCAAAGTTGTAGAGGCCGCCCTGCATCACGGCCGCGATGATCGCCATGATCGTCGGCGGAATGTAGGAAAGCCACATCGCGACGGTGGCGTTACCGTGGCAGTAACGGAAGCGGATGATCTGAAAGAGGTCATCGGCCGGGTGCAGAACCAGGTTGGCTCGCTGGTAGATCGAAATGGCGGTCCCGATCAGGGCAACCCCTAAGAAGTTCACCAGGACGTACAGGATGATCATTGGCAGGCCGTAAGCGTTCGGCATGATCTTGTTGAAAATGTTGGAGAACCACTGGATGAAGACCGAGAACGGCAGCATGAAAATGAAGTTGCCGCCGATTCGCTTCCAGTCCCACTTGTGCATCAGGATAGCGTTCAAAACTGAGGTTAACATCCCCAGCACCATGAAGGCCCAAAAGAGGGTCATTGAGTTGTCGCCTAAGACTGCGAGTCCCAGGTTGTTCTCGGCTGCCGTCCAGTAGGCCGACCCCAGAAACTGGGGATGAATGTGTGAACTGGTGACCAGGGTCAAAACGTTCCCCATCGAGTTAATCACGATGGAGAAACCGAAAAATGCCCAGCTAGCCGTCAGGGAAATGGTTCGTTTCCCGATCTGGCCTTCTGCTGGAATGCTGTTTTCCATTTAAAACACTCCTTCTCTTATCTCTCTCAATCAATTCGTGAAGCTATTCACTCATCTCTCGGAGCATAATTTACAACGCTGACCGGGGGATGTCAATCGGCTCTGACACATGGAAGCAGCCACTATAAATTTATTAATGATCATATATGCTAACCGGTTGACATACACGTGATTTAATACACGAAGAAAATTTTTTGAAAAAATTTTCGAAACTGGTAATCTAGAGAAAAAGAAAGGTGGGCGTGCCCATGAAAATCATCATTTCCCCGGCCCGGACGATGCAAGTCGATACCGATTCGCTGCCCTATCGGGATCTCCCGCAATTTCTGCCCCAGGCCCGGCAGATCCTGGCCTGGATGCGGACCCAGACCTATGACCAGCTGCACGAACTGTGGTGGCACTGCAGCACGCGCCTGGCCCGGACCAACTACCAGTGGCTTCAAGAAATGGACCTGACCCGGGAATTGACCCCGGCGATCATTGCCTTTTGCGGCCTGCAGTACCAGGCGATGGCTCCCGACGTTTTCTCCGACCAGGGCCTGGACTATATCGAAGAGCATCTCCGGATCCTGTCCGGCTTTTATGGACTTCTCCGTCCCTTTGACGGGATCGTTCCTTATCGTCTCGGGATGGGTGACCGGGCCCACGTCGACGGAACGAAGAACCTCTATGAATTTTGGGGTGATCGGCTTTACCAGGAATTGTATTGTGATGACGATTTGGTGATCAACCTGGCCTCCAAGGAATACGAAAAGGCGGTGCGGCTCTACCTCCAGCCCAGTGATCGGTTTGTGACCTGCCTTTTCGGCGAGGTGGCGGGCGACCGGGTCAAGCAAAAGGCCACCCGGGCGAAGATGGCCCGGGGCGACATGGTGCGCTACCTGGCGGAAAATGCGGTTGATAGTCTGGACGGCTTAAAAGCTTTTGATGTTGCCGGCTACCGCTACCGGCCAGAGTATTCAACTGCCGAGCGGCTTGCCTTCACGAAGGAATAAAAAAGGCGGTGGGACAGAACTCGCTTGCGAGTTCGTCTTCCCACCCCCGCGAGGCTGGCTAGGCGTCCTGGGCGTTGATTTATCAACGTTCAGGATCCAGCCAGCTACCGCGCTGCAGCATTTATAGCTATATAACAGCAAAGAGACTGAGTTAATTCTCAGCCTCTTTTCTATTTATTCCGGATTCAATCCGAGGACGTGCATGTGACCATAGAGGGCCAGCTCGACAAACATGTGGGCCAGCTGACGGGCGTCGATTTGGTGGTCGGGGCCGTCGTGAAGCCACCAGGAGAGGACGTTGGTGAAGATTGCCAGGATGTAGGTGATGACCAGGTCGAGCGGGATGTGGCTTTCCTGGTCGATGCCGAACTGCTTTAGGACGCCGCTGATGTTCGCGGTGAGGATCGGCTTGAGCTGTTGCTGGAGGGCGCGTGAAGGAGTACCGTCGATGATCAGGAGCAGGATGTCACGATTGGCGGCGCAGTCTTCAAGCACCCCGGTCAGCGTCTTCTCCAGCTTGGTCAGCATCACTTTGCGGTTTAAGAAGAGCAGGGGGTTGCGTAGGGGAGTGAAGAGGCCGATCGCCTGGTTAAAAATCTGGTTGTAGAGATCCTGCTTGTCGTGATAGTGGGCGTAGAAGGTCGCCCGGTTGACCATCGCCTTCTCCGCAATCTCCTGAACAGTAATGGCGTCGATATCTTTTTCCTTGGTGAGGGCGATGAAGGCGTTGATGATGTTTTGCTTCGTCCGCCGCACCCGCATATCTTCCTGAAGGGTCATCGAAATTACTCCTTTCAATCTAATCCAACACAATGTCGGGATCTGTTGCCTAACAAACAGACGACAAAAATTTGACGATTGAATGTTGCCTTTTTTTGATAAAAAATATACTTATTAATATTATACACACTGTTGGAAAAATATCGGGAGGAATTTAAGATGACTGAAAAACTCTTTGGCGGAATTGATGTCGGTTCGACCACCGTTAAACTGGTGGTCATGGACGCCGATCATCAGACGCTCTTCTCCCGTTACGAGCGGCACTACGCGGATGTTAAGGCTGCTAGTGAACGGGTTATTAAGGAAGCAATTGGCGAATTGGGCGGCGAACGGCCAATTTCGTTTACCATTACCGGTTCCGGTGGGATCGGTCTGGCCAACCTGCTGCAGCTGAAGTTCATCCAGGAAGTGATCGCCTGCACCAAGACGGTTGAGCAGCTGATCCCCGAGACCGATGTTGCCATCGAGCTCGGTGGTGAGGATGCCAAGATCACCTTCTTCGGCGATTCATTGGAACAGCGGATGAACGGGAGCTGTGCCGGTGGGACCGGGGCCTTCATCGACCAGATGGCGGTGCTCTTGGACACGGACGCGGACGGCCTGAACAAGCTGGCCCGCAACGCCGAAAAGATCTACCCAATCGCCAGCCGGTGCGGGGTTTTCGCTAAGACCGACGTTCAGCCGCTGATCAACGACGGGGCCCGCAAGGAAGACATCGCCGCCAGCATCTTCCAGGCGGTGGTCAACCAGACGATTTCCGGCCTGGCCGCTGGGCACAAGATTGCCGGCCACGTTGCCTTTCTAGGTGGCCCACTTTACTTCATGGACCAGCTGCGGCACCGTTTCATCGAAACCCTGCACCTGACGGACGAGGAGGTCATCTTCCCCGAGAACCCGCAGCTCTTCGTTGCCCAGGGGGCGGCTCTCTACGCCGTGGACCAGCCTGAACTGTCGCTGAACATCCTGCTCGACCGGCTGGAAAACGGGGACTCCTCCGTCCTGGCACCATCCCATTCACTCGACCCGCTCTTTAAGAACGAGGACGAACTGTCCGCCTTCCGCCAGCGCCACGCCAAGGACCGGGTTGAATCCGGCGACCTGGCAAACTACCACGGAACGGCCTTCCTCGGCATTGACGCCGGTTCAACGACCACCAAGATCGTGCTGATGTCCGCCGACCACAAGCTGCTCTTCACCGAATACGACAACAACGACGGGGACCCGCTCGAAAAGACCAAGCAGATGCTGCACGACCTGGTGGCCAAGATGCCGGATGACGTCCGGATCGGTAAGGCCTGCGTGACCGGTTACGGTGAGCATCTGATCAAGAATGCCCTGA comes from Limosilactobacillus sp. and encodes:
- a CDS encoding replication-associated recombination protein A, whose protein sequence is MQQPLAYRMRPRTLEEVVGQQHLVGPGKIINRMVKAKMLSSMILYGPPGTGKTSIASAIAGSTKYAFRKLNAATDTKKDLQVVVEEAKMSGTVILLLDEIHRLDKAKQDFLLPHLESGRIILIGATTENPYISINPAIRSRTQIFPVHPLTADDIKTAIQRALTDKERGLGKLAIVLDPAAEEQLATATNGDLRSALNGLELAAKSTDPAEDGKIHLTLPIIEESVQKKALGADKDGDAHYDVISAFQKSIRGSDTDAALHYLARLVEAGDLPSIARRLMVIAYEDVGLANMPAAQRAVTAVQAAQQVGFPEARIPLADAVIELCLSPKSNSGIEAIDSAIAAVKQGGYGEVPDHLKDAHYKGAAKLGHGTDYAYPHDYPQDWVAQQYLPDRIKDAQYFHPKRNGAFETALNRQYWQLRNAQRGALHGQRHPDK
- a CDS encoding YueI family protein; the encoded protein is MTESEKSATQQRIDNAIYGTPKIKPDEQRKYLGTFRERVCLTISVRELRAQNWQAALVEELKRGVGSLVFLNGNLPHEEIHPYLLTTNQNGGTFTMKTDPEFKTNPDSLAVVVAAKTAVYQSPVDVAKRYPQLVASEKSPAADATPKHGFFYRLFHGKGEE
- a CDS encoding fructose permease; its protein translation is MENSIPAEGQIGKRTISLTASWAFFGFSIVINSMGNVLTLVTSSHIHPQFLGSAYWTAAENNLGLAVLGDNSMTLFWAFMVLGMLTSVLNAILMHKWDWKRIGGNFIFMLPFSVFIQWFSNIFNKIMPNAYGLPMIILYVLVNFLGVALIGTAISIYQRANLVLHPADDLFQIIRFRYCHGNATVAMWLSYIPPTIMAIIAAVMQGGLYNFGLGTLFALAFQGAITGWADKHIFPKLTHQALDVGN
- the yaaA gene encoding peroxide stress protein YaaA, with product MKIIISPARTMQVDTDSLPYRDLPQFLPQARQILAWMRTQTYDQLHELWWHCSTRLARTNYQWLQEMDLTRELTPAIIAFCGLQYQAMAPDVFSDQGLDYIEEHLRILSGFYGLLRPFDGIVPYRLGMGDRAHVDGTKNLYEFWGDRLYQELYCDDDLVINLASKEYEKAVRLYLQPSDRFVTCLFGEVAGDRVKQKATRAKMARGDMVRYLAENAVDSLDGLKAFDVAGYRYRPEYSTAERLAFTKE
- a CDS encoding TetR/AcrR family transcriptional regulator, with amino-acid sequence MTLQEDMRVRRTKQNIINAFIALTKEKDIDAITVQEIAEKAMVNRATFYAHYHDKQDLYNQIFNQAIGLFTPLRNPLLFLNRKVMLTKLEKTLTGVLEDCAANRDILLLIIDGTPSRALQQQLKPILTANISGVLKQFGIDQESHIPLDLVITYILAIFTNVLSWWLHDGPDHQIDARQLAHMFVELALYGHMHVLGLNPE